Proteins encoded by one window of Cylindrospermum stagnale PCC 7417:
- a CDS encoding nucleoside hydrolase, with protein MKKQLVLLDHDGGVDDYLATMLLLTMDHIELLGVVVTPADCYIQPSVSATRKIIDLMGFSQIPVAESTVRGINPFPRLYRRDSFIVDHLPILNQSEIINTPLVAETGQDFMVRVLRQASAPVTLMVTGPLTTVAVALEKAPEIEAKIQKIVWMGGALNVPGNVEKSLEPGQDGSAEWNVYWDAVSAAQVWKTQIEIIMCPLDLTNNVPVTSELVQKMGKQRQYPLSDLAGQCYALVIPQDYYFWDVLATAYLGHPEYYQLREWETEIITTGLSQGRTKVVAGGRKISAMDQVDKAAFYAYILQQFAR; from the coding sequence AACTCGTACTATTAGATCATGATGGCGGTGTAGATGATTATCTAGCAACTATGCTGCTGTTGACAATGGATCATATCGAACTTCTCGGCGTTGTTGTCACTCCCGCTGATTGCTATATTCAACCATCTGTTAGCGCTACACGCAAAATCATTGATTTGATGGGATTTTCTCAGATCCCGGTGGCAGAAAGTACTGTGCGCGGTATTAATCCCTTCCCCCGTCTTTATCGCCGCGATTCCTTTATTGTTGATCATCTCCCCATTCTCAATCAAAGTGAAATTATTAATACACCTCTGGTTGCAGAAACAGGGCAAGATTTTATGGTGCGGGTGTTACGTCAAGCGTCTGCACCAGTAACGTTGATGGTAACTGGGCCATTAACTACAGTAGCAGTAGCTTTAGAAAAAGCGCCAGAAATTGAAGCGAAAATTCAAAAAATTGTTTGGATGGGGGGGGCGTTAAATGTTCCGGGAAATGTAGAGAAAAGTCTCGAACCTGGACAAGATGGTTCAGCCGAATGGAATGTTTATTGGGATGCAGTTTCCGCAGCGCAGGTATGGAAAACTCAGATTGAAATTATTATGTGTCCTTTAGATTTAACTAACAATGTGCCAGTGACATCTGAGTTAGTGCAAAAAATGGGAAAACAACGTCAATACCCCCTTTCTGATTTGGCGGGACAATGTTATGCGTTAGTTATTCCTCAAGATTATTATTTTTGGGATGTTTTGGCAACAGCTTATTTGGGACATCCAGAATATTATCAATTGCGCGAATGGGAAACGGAAATTATCACCACTGGTTTGAGTCAAGGACGGACTAAAGTAGTTGCTGGTGGGCGGAAAATTTCGGCAATGGATCAAGTTGATAAAGCGGCTTTTTACGCTTACATCTTGCAGCAATTTGCCAGGTGA
- a CDS encoding NUDIX hydrolase — translation MNNLKKWKTIKSKMVLDHHWCKVRQDEIELPNGKIIDDYFVCIKPDIALILPITSSREIVFVRQYRHAVGEFFLELPAGSFNPTKESAQTAAIRELAEETGYIAQDVIKIGTLYDKPSKDTNQIHLFLAENVSKAGEQNLDITEEIEVVLIPIESVLDKIAQGEISVAGTVAALFLGLNFLMKKEYDFSQSVKNPYIKKVKN, via the coding sequence ATGAATAACTTAAAAAAATGGAAAACTATCAAATCAAAAATGGTCTTAGATCATCACTGGTGTAAGGTAAGACAAGATGAAATAGAATTACCTAACGGGAAAATTATAGATGATTATTTTGTTTGTATTAAACCAGATATAGCCTTGATTTTACCCATCACCAGTAGTCGAGAGATAGTTTTTGTCCGCCAATACAGACACGCCGTCGGTGAATTTTTCTTAGAACTCCCAGCAGGAAGTTTCAATCCAACTAAAGAAAGCGCCCAAACAGCAGCAATAAGAGAATTAGCAGAAGAAACTGGTTATATTGCCCAAGATGTCATAAAAATCGGCACACTTTACGACAAACCCAGCAAAGACACCAATCAAATACATTTATTTCTCGCCGAAAATGTCAGCAAAGCGGGAGAGCAAAACCTAGATATTACAGAAGAAATTGAAGTTGTTTTAATTCCTATAGAATCAGTTTTAGATAAAATTGCTCAAGGCGAAATCTCTGTAGCTGGAACTGTAGCGGCTCTTTTCTTAGGCTTAAATTTTCTCATGAAAAAAGAGTATGATTTTTCTCAATCTGTCAAGAATCCGTACATTAAAAAGGTTAAGAATTAA